Proteins from a genomic interval of Nematostella vectensis chromosome 12, jaNemVect1.1, whole genome shotgun sequence:
- the LOC5496659 gene encoding uncharacterized protein LOC5496659 isoform X1 has protein sequence MHKLLVNLVFFHLSVIAKADKCDQQQLTKYGFYLKNHKYDAKKVSNLLECLKLCITDPKCITINFILFDKECELNNDSGMGWGLVKLPHSIHGILKKKERKGSSCNQLKKSYPLLKSGYYDVIVNGKERNVYCDMDNFSGGWSLVVSISKSSHAHLQSFEIDCQDVLKCVPFPESPFPAKKLSDEDIRALASDGEGTFRVDVVNGPATNKISVFYQIPSGAQNFNSSCSGATCTGTGCVVCPRVIISYSHPYVWESNCRGIDVGYLLAGLKHKVFDGHDNAECGSPWYSSKYTHFDVRALYGYTTPGIYLKREGVLFVK, from the exons ATGCACAAACTTCTGGTAAACCTGGTATTTTTCCACTTGTCAGTGATCGCTAAGGCTGATAAATGTGATCAACAACAGTTGACCAAATATGGCTTTTATTTGAAGAACCACAAATACGACGCGAAAAAAGTCTCCAATCTTCTGGAGTGTTTGAAACTCTGTATCACTGATCCGAAGTGTATAACTATCAACTTCATCTTGTTTGACAAGGAATGCGAGTTGAATAATGATAGTGGAATGGGATGGGGGTTGGTGAAGCTACCACACTCAATCCACGGCATTCtcaaaaag AAGGAACGGAAAGGGTCTTCGTGCAACCAACTAAAGAAATCCTACCCTCTTTTGAAGTCCGgttattatgacgtcatcgtcaATGGAAAAGAGAGGAATGTGTACTGTGACATGGACAACTTTA GTGGTGGATGGAGTCTGGTGGTGTCGATCAGTAAATCAAGCCACGCCCATTTACAAAGCTTCGAGATAGATTGCCAAGACGTTTTGAAGTGTGTGCCATTTCCTGAATCTCCCTTCCCGGCCAAGAAGCTTTCAGATGAGGACATCCGAGCATTGGCGAGTGACGGTGAAG GAACCTTTCGTGTTGATGTTGTTAACGGGCCGGCGACCAATAAAATTTCAGTTTTCTATCAG ATTCCTTCTGGAGCTCAAAACTTTAACTCCTCCTGCAGTGGGGCTACATGCACGGGAACTGGTTGTGTTGT ATGCCCACGAGTAATCATTTCATACTCGCATCCTTATGTGTGGGAGTCAAATTGCAGAGGAATCGACGTTGGATATTTACTCGCTGGCCTCAAGCATAAAG TTTTTGATGGTCACGACAATGCTGAATGTGGCTCTCCCTGGTATTCTTCTAAATATACACATTTTG atGTGCGTGCCCTTTATGGCTACACCACGCCTGGCATCTACTTAAAGAGAGAAGGTGTCCTGTTCGTAAAGTGA
- the LOC5496659 gene encoding uncharacterized protein LOC5496659 isoform X2, which translates to MHKLLVNLVFFHLSVIAKADKCDQQQLTKYGFYLKNHKYDAKKVSNLLECLKLCITDPKCITINFILFDKECELNNDSGMGWGLVKLPHSIHGILKKKERKGSSCNQLKKSYPLLKSGYYDVIVNGKERNVYCDMDNFSGGWSLVVSISKSSHAHLQSFEIDCQDVLKCVPFPESPFPAKKLSDEDIRALASDGEGTFRVDVVNGPATNKISVFYQIPSGAQNFNSSCSGATCTGTGCVVCPRVIISYSHPYVWESNCRGIDVGYLLAGLKHKDVRALYGYTTPGIYLKREGVLFVK; encoded by the exons ATGCACAAACTTCTGGTAAACCTGGTATTTTTCCACTTGTCAGTGATCGCTAAGGCTGATAAATGTGATCAACAACAGTTGACCAAATATGGCTTTTATTTGAAGAACCACAAATACGACGCGAAAAAAGTCTCCAATCTTCTGGAGTGTTTGAAACTCTGTATCACTGATCCGAAGTGTATAACTATCAACTTCATCTTGTTTGACAAGGAATGCGAGTTGAATAATGATAGTGGAATGGGATGGGGGTTGGTGAAGCTACCACACTCAATCCACGGCATTCtcaaaaag AAGGAACGGAAAGGGTCTTCGTGCAACCAACTAAAGAAATCCTACCCTCTTTTGAAGTCCGgttattatgacgtcatcgtcaATGGAAAAGAGAGGAATGTGTACTGTGACATGGACAACTTTA GTGGTGGATGGAGTCTGGTGGTGTCGATCAGTAAATCAAGCCACGCCCATTTACAAAGCTTCGAGATAGATTGCCAAGACGTTTTGAAGTGTGTGCCATTTCCTGAATCTCCCTTCCCGGCCAAGAAGCTTTCAGATGAGGACATCCGAGCATTGGCGAGTGACGGTGAAG GAACCTTTCGTGTTGATGTTGTTAACGGGCCGGCGACCAATAAAATTTCAGTTTTCTATCAG ATTCCTTCTGGAGCTCAAAACTTTAACTCCTCCTGCAGTGGGGCTACATGCACGGGAACTGGTTGTGTTGT ATGCCCACGAGTAATCATTTCATACTCGCATCCTTATGTGTGGGAGTCAAATTGCAGAGGAATCGACGTTGGATATTTACTCGCTGGCCTCAAGCATAAAG atGTGCGTGCCCTTTATGGCTACACCACGCCTGGCATCTACTTAAAGAGAGAAGGTGTCCTGTTCGTAAAGTGA
- the LOC5497961 gene encoding uncharacterized protein LOC5497961 isoform X2 yields the protein MKTKMLKVLVNLVFFQLLVIAKADKCDQQQLTKYGFYLRNHKYDAKRVTNLLECLRLCNIDPKCLTINFSLFDKECEFNDDSGMEWELVELPHSIHGILKKEKKASSCNQLKKSYPLLKSGYYDVIVNGKERNVYCDMDNFGGGWSLVVSISKSSHAHLQSSEIDCQDVLKCVPFPESPFPAKKLSDEDIRALAGDGEGTFRVDVVDGPATNNISVFYQIPSGAQNFNSSCSGATCWGTGCVEAECARIIISHSHPYVWESNCKGIDVGYLIVNLQHKVFDGHDNAECGSTWYSSKYTHYGVRALYGYTTPGIHREREGVLFVK from the exons ATGAAAACGAAGATGCTTAAAGTTCTCGTAAACCTGGTATTTTTTCAATTGTTAGTGATTGCTAAGGCTGATAAATGTGATCAACAACAGTTGACCAAATATGGCTTTTATTTGAGGAACCACAAATACGACGCGAAAAGAGTCACCAATCTTCTGGAGTGTTTGAGGCTATGTAACATTGATCCAAAGTGTCTAACTATCAACTTCAGCTTGTTTGACAAGGAATGCGAGTTCAATGATGATAGTGGAATGGAATGGGAGTTGGTGGAGCTACCACACTCAATCCACGGCATTCTCAaaaag GAAAAGAAAGCGTCTTCGTGCAACCAACTAAAGAAATCCTACCCTCTTTTGAAGTCCGgttattatgacgtcatcgtcaATGGAAAAGAGAGGAATGTGTACTGTGACATGGACAACTTTG GTGGTGGATGGAGTCTGGTGGTGTCGATCAGTAAATCAAGCCACGCCCATTTACAAAGCTCCGAGATAGATTGCCAAGACGTTTTAAAGTGTGTGCCATTTCCTGAATCTCCCTTCCCGGCCAAGAAGCTTTCAGATGAGGACATCCGAGCATTGGCGGGTGACGGTGAAG GAACCTTTCgtgttgatgttgttgacGGGCCCGCGACCAATAATATTTCAGTTTTCTATCAG ATTCCATCTGGAGCTCAAAACTTTAACTCCTCCTGCAGTGGGGCTACATGCTGGGGAACTGGTTGTGTTGAGGCTGA ATGCGCACGAATAATCATTTCACATTCGCATCCTTATGTGTGGGAGTCGAATTGCAAGGGAATCGACGTTGGATATTTAATCGTTAACCTCCAGCATAAAG tTTTCGATGGTCACGACAATGCTGAATGTGGCTCTACCTGGTATTCTTCTAAATATACACATTATG gtGTGCGAGCCCTTTATGGCTACACCACGCCTGGCATCCACAGGGAGAGAGAAGGTGTCCTGTTCGTAAAGTGA
- the LOC5497961 gene encoding uncharacterized protein LOC5497961 isoform X1 — MKTKMLKVLVNLVFFQLLVIAKADKCDQQQLTKYGFYLRNHKYDAKRVTNLLECLRLCNIDPKCLTINFSLFDKECEFNDDSGMEWELVELPHSIHGILKKKEKKASSCNQLKKSYPLLKSGYYDVIVNGKERNVYCDMDNFGGGWSLVVSISKSSHAHLQSSEIDCQDVLKCVPFPESPFPAKKLSDEDIRALAGDGEGTFRVDVVDGPATNNISVFYQIPSGAQNFNSSCSGATCWGTGCVEAECARIIISHSHPYVWESNCKGIDVGYLIVNLQHKVFDGHDNAECGSTWYSSKYTHYGVRALYGYTTPGIHREREGVLFVK; from the exons ATGAAAACGAAGATGCTTAAAGTTCTCGTAAACCTGGTATTTTTTCAATTGTTAGTGATTGCTAAGGCTGATAAATGTGATCAACAACAGTTGACCAAATATGGCTTTTATTTGAGGAACCACAAATACGACGCGAAAAGAGTCACCAATCTTCTGGAGTGTTTGAGGCTATGTAACATTGATCCAAAGTGTCTAACTATCAACTTCAGCTTGTTTGACAAGGAATGCGAGTTCAATGATGATAGTGGAATGGAATGGGAGTTGGTGGAGCTACCACACTCAATCCACGGCATTCTCAaaaag AAGGAAAAGAAAGCGTCTTCGTGCAACCAACTAAAGAAATCCTACCCTCTTTTGAAGTCCGgttattatgacgtcatcgtcaATGGAAAAGAGAGGAATGTGTACTGTGACATGGACAACTTTG GTGGTGGATGGAGTCTGGTGGTGTCGATCAGTAAATCAAGCCACGCCCATTTACAAAGCTCCGAGATAGATTGCCAAGACGTTTTAAAGTGTGTGCCATTTCCTGAATCTCCCTTCCCGGCCAAGAAGCTTTCAGATGAGGACATCCGAGCATTGGCGGGTGACGGTGAAG GAACCTTTCgtgttgatgttgttgacGGGCCCGCGACCAATAATATTTCAGTTTTCTATCAG ATTCCATCTGGAGCTCAAAACTTTAACTCCTCCTGCAGTGGGGCTACATGCTGGGGAACTGGTTGTGTTGAGGCTGA ATGCGCACGAATAATCATTTCACATTCGCATCCTTATGTGTGGGAGTCGAATTGCAAGGGAATCGACGTTGGATATTTAATCGTTAACCTCCAGCATAAAG tTTTCGATGGTCACGACAATGCTGAATGTGGCTCTACCTGGTATTCTTCTAAATATACACATTATG gtGTGCGAGCCCTTTATGGCTACACCACGCCTGGCATCCACAGGGAGAGAGAAGGTGTCCTGTTCGTAAAGTGA